The following coding sequences are from one Zalophus californianus isolate mZalCal1 chromosome 5, mZalCal1.pri.v2, whole genome shotgun sequence window:
- the LOC113929431 gene encoding calcyclin-binding protein-like, translated as MQQKSQRKAELLDSEKPAAVVAPVTTGYTVKISNYRWDQSDKFVKIYITLTGVHQVPTENVQVHFTERSFDLLVKNLNGKSYSMIVNNLLKPISVEGSSKKVKTDTVLILCRKKAENTRWDYLTQVEKECKEREKPSYDTETDPSEGLMNVLKKIYEDGDDDMKQTINKAWVESREKQAKGDTEF; from the coding sequence ATGCAGCAGAaatcacagagaaaagcagaacttCTTGACAGTGAAAAGCCAGCTGCTGTGGTTGCTCCCGTTACAACAGGATATACAGTGAAAATCAGTAATTACAGATGGGATCAGTCAGATAAGTTTGTGAAAATCTATATTACCTTAACTGGAGTTCATCAGGTCCCCACCGAGAATGTGCAGGTGCATTTCACAGAGAGGTCATTTGATCTTTTGGTAAAGAATCTAAATGGGAAGAGTTACTCCATGATTGTGAACAATCTCTTAAAACCCATCTCTGTGGAAGGCAGTTCAAAAAAAGTCAAGACAGATACAGTCCTTATTTTAtgtagaaagaaagcagaaaatacaCGTTGGGACTACCTGACACAGGTTGAAAAAGaatgcaaagagagagaaaagccctCCTATGACACTGAAACAGATCCTAGTGAGGGACTGATGAATGTTCTAAAGAAAATTTATGAAGACGGAGATGATGACATGAAGCAAACCATTAATAAAGCCTGGGTGGAATCAAGAGAGAAGCAAGCCAAAGGAGACACagaattttaa